The DNA region gGAAGAGTTAATATTCCCACGTCTCTAACACACTGTTCATAAAAACTCAGTATGCTTCTAACTCAGAACCTCTTTCCTTACTGATCAAAGAGAAGCAACAATAAGTCAATTATGACCAGTTGTAATCAATGAAAGCCTTCTAGTGGCACATAAGCTGAATTTTCAGTCAAATGGAAGCTCAGCCTGGGTATTTACAGGAACGATtaatttcattgttaaatggaAGCTCAGCCTGGGTATTTACAGGAATGATTAATTTCATTGTCAAATGAAAtctgtctcaaaattgattcgtagACAACTGGACGTATTTGAggacgtttcgcctcttatccaagggaCTTCATCAGTTCACGTTAGTCTGTCTACTAGTCTGACCAAGGCAGTTGAGAAAGACCCAGATATTTAACCTCTCTGGGTGTGTTGAGCAAAAAGTACCTGTGGAAATACAAGCCCAGCTGCCTACGAATCAGTTTTAGGACAAAGAGAAtaatgacctggatgaatgagcaTCTTCCTATCTATCTAAATATGGATTTTGGTAGGTGCTCTAGTTGAAACACCTGATCAGTTGATGCCCTGCGATGGATCTTCTATTAATGATTATAGATCATTAATAAAACCCAACATCAATaacccattttctttttttctggacaGTGCGCCAATTTTAACTAAGGGACGTTAAAACGACCCCCccgtttcacacacagacacacactcggTGAGCacggcagccaatcagaggagagcgAGCACACAGTGTGCTGTGCATACAGCCGGTATAAGAGGagtctctcccctctctgctcttcGTTGATTCTGTGAAGAAATCAGAGTAACATGCCTGAACCCGCTAAGTCAGCGCCCAAGAAGGGCTCCAAGAAGGCCGTGACCAAGACCGCCGGCAAAGGGggcaagaagaggaagaggaccaGGAAGGAGAGCTACGCCATCTACGTGTACAAGGTGCTCAAACAGGTCCACCCCGACACCGGGATCTCCTCCAAGGCCATGAGCATCATGAACTCCTTCGTCAACGACATCTTCGAGCGCATCGCCGCCGAAGCGTCCCGTCTGGCTCACTACAACAAGCGCTCCACCATCACCTCCAGGGAGATCCAGACCGCcgtcaggctgctgctgcccgGCGAGCTGGCCAAGCACGCCGTGTCCGAGGGCACCAAGGCCGTCACCAAGTACACCAGCTCCAagtgaacacaaacaacaaccatCAACACAACGGCTCTTTTCAGGGCCACACACTTTACCTATGAGAGTACACCTCTTCTCACTCACATCACTGGATGATTAAACTGTCACTTCTGACACTCTATTGATTCTCTGTAAATCAGCAAGACTGATGTATGATGTAGTTTGAGAGAAACTCGCATTACTAAGCTCCAAATCAAATACTTCATGAAACAATGtccattattaaaaaaaaaacaaacaaactactgTCAATTCCTTCCCGTTTAAACACTGATGGGCCCATTGCATGCTTAGTGTGGCTCTTTGTGGAGCGACATGGTCTAAAACGATGTTCTTGTCACACTTAAAGAATGATAAATATAGCAAAGAGACAATGTCAGACCATTGAGTTACAGTGCCCAGACAACCACACTGGTCTCTTTTATAGCTTAAAGAAGTCCAGTAGAAACATAATATACACTGAAAGGAAAATCACGTTTCAATCATCCCCACTTTCATCTGAAAGAGTTGACTGCTCACAGTACTACAATCGAGCAAATTCAAAATTTTGTCTTTTCcccctccacacagaaatggaaCTAGTTGCTACAGGTTTATTGGTAATGTTTATTCATAGAAACAAAGCATTGTGGTGACATGCATCTCAAGTTAAGGCAAGTTCTGGTTACAGGATTGAACTCATGTTTTCCAACTCCTTTTTAattgtcataaaaaaaagacactgcacttcaacacacaaaatcaaatactAAAATTCAGACAAAAGTTTCAATTCCTGCAAAGTAACATTAGTGTGATGCTCAATTTCTTTGTTTGCGTTTCTTGTCAGTCAATTCAAATTCATCTAagaatttcaagaaaaaaaaaaatctggaccTTTACCCGTTTGTCCTAACAAACCAGAATAATGTGAATCTCTAAAAGTTTTCCACAATTTCCATCAACCTCCTCATTAAATGTTCACAGCTCCAGACGGAGTCTGCATCAACTTCCCCTCAGCCTCAGCCAtcatcagtgtgtttgctgtcggGGAAACAAGTGTAGTTTCTTACAAACCTATCATTTTCACATGGTTGTTTTTAATCAGGATGTCTGAATTAACATGTGGAGCAAGTGTAAAACTGATTTTGGTTTAGTTGTGGAGCATTTTAAGTGACTTTAGGAGGGAAATGAGTGTGGAAAGTCGGTGAGCAGCGCTAGATACCGCGGTGAAAAGGTGAGGTTTAGAGGCTCcacagagaaaaagcagagaggatCGGAGCTGCTGAGGATCTGAATATGAAGACAACCAAGTCCGCTATCGGCTGCCTCGGCTGTCCGCCTTCAGCTCCTCTCCTACGGGGATTTTGGGGAGTTTTGTTGGGGCCGAGAAAACACAAGTGTGCCGGTGttcaaagagcagagaggagcccCGGCCGGACTGAGTCTCCACGGTTCTCATGGTGTGTTTAAGGTCCGCCTCCTGCTCGGAGCGTCTCATCATTCCTCTCAGTCTCTGCGAGCGCTCCGAAACTCCGAGAAATCATGGCAGAAGTAGCTCCAGCTCCAGCCGCCGCTCCGGCCAAAGCGGCCAAGAAGAAGGCTCCCAAAGCCAAGAAGCCGGGCCCCAGCCTGGGCGAGCTGATCGTCAAAGCCGTGGCCGCGTCCAAGGAGCGCAACGGCGTTTCGCTGGCCGCCCTGAAGAAGGCTCTGGCTGCCGAAGGCTACGATGTGGACAAGAACAAGGTCCGAATCAAGACCGCCATCAAGAGCCTGGTGGCCAAGGGGACCCTGGTCCAGACCAAGGGAACCGGCGCCTCCGGCTCCTTCAAGATGAGCAAGAAAGTCGAACCCAAGGCCAAGAAGCCCGCCGCCAAGAAGGCCGCTCCTAAAGCCAAGAAGCCCGCCGCAGCCAAGAAACCCGCAGCGGCCAAGAAGGCGAGGACCGCCGCGGCCAAGAAGCCAGCGGCCGCCAAGAAGGCCGCTCCCAAGAAGGCCAAGAAACCTGCAGCTGCCGCCAAGAAGGCCGCAACCAAGAGCCCCAAGAAGGCCGCTAAGAGCCCCAAGAAGGCCGCCAAGAGTCCCAAGAAGGCGACGGCGAAGAAGGCAGCAACCAAGAAGGCCACCAAACCCAAAGTGAAGAAGGCAGCACCCAAGAAGTGAACTGTGTTCACATTCCCACCCAACAAAGGCTCTTTTAAGAGCCAAACACCTCAAACTGAGAGCTGCTTTCTCTTAACTCGTTGTCACTCGCTGACAAGATGAGTGATCTAGAACAGTATGAGAATATAGACACGGATCAGTCCACCACTTGTTGCTGTGACTTCttaaacacaaagaacaaatacAATGAGATGGGCACATTTCACCTTAAAACTTAATTTTAACTTAAACTTAATCTTTGAGGAAATAGAAAATCCAGTTTAACTAAAGTAATTGACGCGTTTTTTTAACCTGGGTGTTTTTTAAGCGACAAATCTAAAGACATTATTGAGGTTGATGTGATGTGCATTGACATATCGTACAGACTGGACGACATCCAACTTTCTCTGCTGGTTTCAGCTCTTAACGAACTTAAACCTGTCTATTGGAGCCGTTCACggctctgcctgtctgtcaatGTTAGAAAGTCTTAAACTCTCGCTACACGTCTGTACGAACTTCTTTACAACACGGATTTACTAAAATGAAAGTGACGCTGGGCCGCAGTCCATTATGATTATTATATGCAGCTTTAAACTTTAATGCAAATGCattgttgaataaaaatacacCAATTAAAATAATCACCTGTAAACCTTAAGCTGTTAGTAAAATTATAATATGACGTCATCTCCCAGCGACTTTTAGGACAGCCAATCGCGACTTTCCTTACTGAAGCGTTGGAAGTGCACACACACCGAGCTGTATGTAGCAGAGTATTTTGGGTTGTTAACGTTGTGCCTTCATGTTTTATGATAAGTCAGGGTTATATTATATTCAAACTGTCTTCGGTAGGTTAATGTTTCACATATCGGCCGACTGAGCCGAAAAATACAGTTGCTAGCTGACTGTGCCGCTGAAATAAGAGTTGGAGCTAGCTCGCAGAGGACATAATCATGGTTTACATGCAGCTTGTCAAAGCCCTGCATCGACATTTACAACAGACAGTAACGCACTTCAGCGTAAACACGTGTAAACTCACCCAGCTTAGCCTGCGCTTGGCCCCGCCACACAGGGCCGTGTCAACAGTGTCCCGGCCGGCCGTCTTCACACCGTCCCTCCGACAGAGAGGACTTTCTCTAGACTCCACCGCCAGAAACAAGGCGAACCCCGAAGACAGAGCCAAGTCAGTGTCCAGGTATCAGAGTGGGAGCCCGAAGccttcagctgcacaaaaagGTAAGCAAATACTTATGTCGTTTGAATTTGGACCCCCATTTCAGATGGCATAACTGCCTGTAACTTAGTATTGGTGTATTATAACATAACAAGAGtgcttctcctctttctttatAATAGTACAGGATATTATTCCAGTATGTTACTGTCTTTT from Echeneis naucrates chromosome 20, fEcheNa1.1, whole genome shotgun sequence includes:
- the LOC115061311 gene encoding histone H2B 1/2; protein product: MPEPAKSAPKKGSKKAVTKTAGKGGKKRKRTRKESYAIYVYKVLKQVHPDTGISSKAMSIMNSFVNDIFERIAAEASRLAHYNKRSTITSREIQTAVRLLLPGELAKHAVSEGTKAVTKYTSSK
- the LOC115061308 gene encoding histone H1-like, with product MAEVAPAPAAAPAKAAKKKAPKAKKPGPSLGELIVKAVAASKERNGVSLAALKKALAAEGYDVDKNKVRIKTAIKSLVAKGTLVQTKGTGASGSFKMSKKVEPKAKKPAAKKAAPKAKKPAAAKKPAAAKKARTAAAKKPAAAKKAAPKKAKKPAAAAKKAATKSPKKAAKSPKKAAKSPKKATAKKAATKKATKPKVKKAAPKK